One window from the genome of Bdellovibrionales bacterium encodes:
- a CDS encoding SufS family cysteine desulfurase, with protein MKQDPVFEKVRAQFPALTQKVHGKDWIYLDSAATTLKPEVVAERIYRFNQYEVSNVHRGAHHIADKATVNYENARAAVAKFLGAKTQDEIVFVRGTTEAINLAAFSYARSILKEGDEILVTVMEHHANIVPWQIVAEEKKAKVIAVDVKDNGELDLEDFKKKLNSKTKIFAFTACSNTLGTVNDMKALTAAAHKVGAKVLIDGAQIVSQEAVNVQDIDCDFFAFSGHKIFAPFGIGVLFGKKDLLDQMPPYQGGGSMISKVSFEKTTFNEAPFRFEAGTPNVEGAIALHAALDFVNSIGFDKIKTHKKQLLEAATEGLQKIPGVRIIGTAPHKGPVLSFVLEGAHHSDVGQVLDQQGIAVRAGHHCCQPLMARFGITGTVRASFSVYNNMQDVESFLKAVKKAQELFQ; from the coding sequence ATGAAGCAAGATCCGGTTTTTGAAAAAGTACGCGCTCAGTTCCCGGCCCTGACTCAAAAAGTGCATGGCAAGGACTGGATTTACCTCGACAGTGCAGCAACCACTCTGAAGCCAGAAGTTGTGGCCGAGCGTATTTACCGTTTTAACCAGTACGAAGTTTCTAACGTTCACCGTGGCGCCCATCACATTGCCGATAAAGCGACGGTGAACTACGAAAACGCACGTGCAGCGGTTGCGAAATTCTTGGGTGCAAAAACTCAGGACGAAATTGTTTTTGTTCGTGGTACGACTGAGGCTATTAATCTTGCGGCCTTTAGCTATGCTCGTAGCATCCTCAAAGAAGGCGATGAGATTTTAGTTACCGTGATGGAGCATCATGCGAACATCGTTCCTTGGCAAATCGTTGCTGAAGAAAAGAAAGCCAAAGTCATCGCGGTAGATGTGAAAGATAACGGCGAGCTGGATCTTGAGGATTTCAAAAAGAAATTGAACTCAAAAACCAAAATCTTTGCTTTCACTGCGTGCTCTAACACACTAGGCACCGTGAATGACATGAAAGCCCTGACAGCAGCGGCTCACAAGGTGGGGGCGAAGGTCCTTATTGATGGGGCGCAGATCGTTTCTCAAGAGGCTGTGAACGTTCAGGACATCGATTGTGACTTCTTTGCGTTCTCGGGGCACAAGATCTTTGCACCGTTTGGTATTGGTGTCCTCTTTGGCAAAAAAGATCTTTTGGATCAAATGCCTCCATATCAAGGTGGCGGCAGCATGATTTCTAAGGTGAGTTTCGAGAAAACCACTTTCAACGAAGCTCCTTTCCGTTTTGAAGCAGGGACTCCGAATGTTGAAGGAGCCATTGCTTTGCATGCGGCCCTTGATTTCGTGAACTCGATTGGTTTTGATAAAATTAAGACTCATAAAAAGCAGCTCTTAGAAGCAGCCACCGAAGGCCTTCAGAAAATTCCTGGAGTCCGCATTATTGGGACGGCTCCCCATAAAGGGCCTGTTTTGAGTTTTGTTTTGGAAGGCGCGCATCACTCGGATGTGGGCCAAGTCTTGGATCAGCAGGGGATTGCAGTCCGTGCAGGACACCATTGCTGCCAGCCACTGATGGCGCGTTTCGGGATTACCGGAACTGTCAGAGCTTCTTTTTCAGTTTATAATAATATGCAAGATGTTGAGAGCTTTTTGAAAGCCGTTAAAAAAGCTCAGGAGTTATTTCAATGA
- a CDS encoding NifU family protein: MSAQDVLIRIQATPNPAAWKFVLDRAVLTEGKATYSSVEEAANNRLAAGIFEVPGVKQVHYFQNVITVTHTFDADPDEVQKAVCAVIQTRMAVHDPNQTQVDEKKLRRQSQSPEIQQIEEILDRTVRPGLQGDGGDLDVVSYENNKLTVYYQGACGTCPSATTGTLMAIEGILRDEYNPEIEVIAL; the protein is encoded by the coding sequence ATGAGCGCGCAAGATGTACTAATCCGAATTCAGGCGACTCCAAATCCAGCAGCATGGAAGTTTGTTTTGGACCGTGCGGTTTTGACCGAGGGCAAAGCGACTTACTCGAGTGTTGAAGAGGCTGCGAACAATCGCTTGGCTGCAGGGATTTTCGAAGTTCCGGGTGTGAAGCAGGTTCACTACTTCCAAAATGTGATTACGGTGACTCATACTTTCGATGCTGATCCAGATGAAGTGCAAAAAGCAGTTTGCGCTGTAATTCAGACTCGCATGGCGGTTCATGACCCAAATCAAACACAGGTTGACGAAAAGAAACTTCGTCGTCAGAGCCAGTCGCCTGAGATCCAACAAATCGAAGAGATTTTGGATCGTACAGTTCGTCCAGGCTTGCAAGGCGATGGTGGTGACTTGGATGTTGTGAGCTACGAAAACAACAAGCTCACGGTTTACTATCAAGGTGCGTGCGGAACTTGCCCGAGTGCTACGACGGGCACTTTGATGGCGATCGAAGGCATTCTCCGGGATGAATACAACCCGGAAATCGAAGTGATTGCTTTGTAA
- a CDS encoding exodeoxyribonuclease VII large subunit, whose translation MADQTESKPLLKTDLGAKLTAPMTDVVESSEPHVLTIEELNLSIKRSLEGQFSLIWVRGEISNFKAHTSGHFYFSLKDAKSQISAVMFRGHNSKLRFKPTDGMEVIVRGRISVYEPRGNYQILCEMMEPVGAGALQKAFEQLKLKLKGEGLFEATRKRPIPHMPRHVAIVTSPTGAAIRDILNILSRRAPWLPVTVVPTVVQGESAAPKICEAFLTAQKLPNVDVIIVGRGGGSIEDMWCFNDEKLARLIAASPIPTISAVGHEIDFTIADFVADLRAPTPSAAAELVAKSSQELTTKLQQQERLLKLNMQKYFKALEQKWQLLTKGLVDPQKKLQDLILRNDDLVERLQMAQDRSLSERRYKLQILEKRMGSPQELIQRKVKELEYLTQRMNKGVSVSIERKKALWNKWCSVLDSMSPLKVVERGYSIVKKDSEVIKSADQVKTGDQVQITLAHGQLEARIEKVIK comes from the coding sequence ATGGCCGATCAAACAGAATCAAAACCATTACTTAAGACAGATTTGGGTGCGAAGCTGACTGCTCCAATGACGGATGTCGTGGAAAGTTCGGAACCCCATGTTCTCACGATCGAAGAGCTCAACCTTTCGATCAAGCGTTCTCTTGAAGGTCAATTTAGTCTCATTTGGGTGCGCGGCGAGATCTCAAATTTCAAAGCACATACTTCGGGACATTTTTACTTTTCTCTCAAAGATGCGAAATCTCAAATTAGCGCGGTGATGTTCCGCGGGCACAATTCAAAATTGCGCTTCAAGCCGACGGATGGGATGGAAGTCATCGTTCGCGGCCGCATCTCTGTGTATGAACCACGTGGAAACTATCAGATCCTTTGCGAAATGATGGAGCCTGTGGGCGCCGGCGCTCTTCAAAAAGCGTTTGAGCAATTGAAATTGAAACTAAAGGGTGAGGGTCTTTTCGAGGCCACTCGTAAACGCCCGATTCCGCACATGCCTCGTCATGTGGCGATTGTGACTTCACCAACGGGCGCTGCGATCCGCGATATTCTGAACATTCTTTCGCGCCGGGCTCCTTGGTTGCCAGTCACTGTCGTCCCAACGGTTGTTCAGGGCGAGAGTGCAGCTCCGAAAATTTGTGAAGCCTTCTTGACTGCTCAGAAACTACCAAACGTTGATGTGATCATTGTTGGCCGTGGCGGCGGTTCGATTGAAGATATGTGGTGCTTTAACGACGAAAAGCTGGCGCGTTTGATTGCGGCGTCTCCGATTCCGACAATCTCAGCAGTCGGTCACGAAATCGACTTCACGATTGCAGACTTCGTAGCCGATTTGCGCGCGCCGACTCCTTCGGCAGCGGCAGAGCTTGTGGCGAAGAGTTCCCAGGAACTCACCACGAAGTTGCAGCAGCAAGAACGCTTGCTGAAGCTCAATATGCAGAAGTACTTCAAAGCACTTGAGCAAAAGTGGCAGTTGTTGACCAAAGGCCTCGTTGATCCGCAAAAGAAATTGCAGGATCTCATTCTTCGCAACGATGACTTGGTTGAGCGTTTGCAAATGGCACAAGATCGTTCATTGTCTGAACGCCGCTATAAATTGCAAATTTTAGAAAAGCGTATGGGGTCTCCGCAGGAGCTCATCCAGCGCAAAGTCAAAGAACTCGAATACCTCACTCAGCGTATGAACAAAGGCGTGAGTGTTTCCATCGAGCGCAAGAAAGCTCTGTGGAACAAATGGTGCTCGGTGCTCGATAGCATGAGCCCACTCAAAGTTGTTGAGCGCGGATATTCGATTGTGAAAAAAGACAGCGAAGTGATTAAGAGTGCTGATCAGGTGAAGACCGGCGATCAAGTGCAGATCACATTGGCTCACGGGCAGCTTGAAGCCCGCATTGAAAAAGTAATTAAGTAA
- a CDS encoding exodeoxyribonuclease VII small subunit produces MDFEKKLGRLEEIVNKMEKGDLALEESLKLFEEGVKLSRECHQKLNDAESKVKLLVSMDQNGNANTVNFVPDEN; encoded by the coding sequence ATGGATTTCGAAAAAAAATTAGGCCGTCTCGAAGAGATCGTCAATAAAATGGAAAAAGGCGACCTCGCTTTGGAAGAGTCTTTGAAGCTCTTCGAAGAAGGCGTGAAACTTTCTCGTGAGTGCCACCAGAAGTTGAACGATGCTGAATCGAAAGTGAAGTTGTTGGTCAGTATGGACCAAAATGGCAACGCGAACACAGTGAACTTTGTTCCTGACGAGAACTAG
- a CDS encoding polyprenyl synthetase family protein encodes MDLMIQFEEELKQRIALVDNYIQEYFSSLDLPLGSAITELKESMYYSAGSGGKRFRPVLSLLVAELFSVPASRVLPFAAAVEFIHTYSLIHDDLPCMDNDDYRRGKPTNHKVYGETTALLAGDALLTEAFLAITKGYKDNGFLASQLCDLLSRAAGVRGMVGGQAIDLKAKNLTVEELTHLHNLKTGRMIQVAAEGAAVVAGASPAEMDSLAKFGEYLGLAFQVADDILDHGEKDQEARSFTGLLGVDGTKKYLKEISDKALKELHKIPTRSVILEHMIEFNQQRNK; translated from the coding sequence TTGGACCTTATGATTCAGTTCGAAGAAGAGCTTAAGCAACGTATCGCCCTGGTGGATAATTACATTCAGGAATACTTTTCTTCGCTGGATTTGCCCCTAGGCTCTGCGATCACGGAACTCAAAGAGTCCATGTACTATTCCGCAGGAAGCGGCGGTAAACGCTTCCGTCCGGTTCTGTCGCTTCTCGTGGCGGAACTTTTTTCAGTGCCCGCTTCACGTGTTCTGCCGTTTGCAGCAGCCGTTGAATTCATTCACACATACTCTTTGATTCACGATGATCTACCTTGTATGGACAACGACGATTATCGTCGTGGCAAGCCGACCAATCACAAAGTTTATGGCGAAACCACAGCGCTCTTAGCGGGCGATGCGCTTCTGACGGAAGCTTTTCTGGCAATTACTAAAGGCTACAAAGACAACGGATTCTTAGCGTCTCAGCTCTGTGACCTGCTTTCGCGTGCAGCTGGCGTGCGTGGTATGGTCGGCGGCCAGGCGATTGATTTGAAAGCAAAGAACCTCACCGTCGAAGAGCTTACGCATTTACATAACCTTAAAACCGGCCGCATGATCCAAGTCGCCGCGGAAGGCGCCGCAGTTGTTGCCGGCGCGAGTCCTGCTGAGATGGATAGCCTTGCGAAATTCGGTGAGTACCTAGGTTTAGCTTTCCAAGTGGCAGACGACATTCTTGATCATGGTGAAAAGGACCAAGAAGCTCGTAGCTTCACAGGGCTTCTCGGTGTTGATGGAACTAAGAAATATCTGAAAGAGATCAGCGATAAAGCTCTTAAAGAGTTGCATAAGATCCCGACTCGCTCGGTGATCCTCGAGCACATGATTGAATTCAATCAACAGCGTAACAAATAA
- a CDS encoding TlyA family RNA methyltransferase, which produces MRLDLYLVQKQLASSRSHAQELIHAGQVFVLKNNHKVILKKPNHQVDEAQDQVFVEEGPANRFVSRGGLKLEGALAHCHLSVQGLKVLDVGISTGGFSDCLLQSGAMSVLGVDVGHGQLHSSLVTHPRLQHIEGLNAREIDQNPQVREKMPPEGFDLIVMDVSFISISLIIPKLVVLVKPGGFLLSLVKPQFEVGPEGLGKGGLVKDPGLYSVVEDKVRNLCQSSGMSVKDYFNSPIEGKDGNREFFIFAQKV; this is translated from the coding sequence ATGAGATTAGATCTTTATCTGGTACAAAAGCAGCTCGCTTCTTCACGCTCGCATGCGCAGGAGCTGATTCATGCTGGTCAGGTGTTCGTTCTCAAAAATAACCACAAAGTCATTTTAAAGAAGCCCAATCACCAAGTTGACGAAGCTCAAGACCAAGTATTTGTGGAAGAAGGACCTGCGAACCGGTTCGTGTCCCGTGGCGGTTTGAAACTCGAAGGCGCACTTGCGCACTGTCATTTGTCGGTGCAAGGATTGAAGGTTCTTGATGTCGGTATTTCCACCGGCGGTTTTAGTGACTGTTTACTCCAGTCGGGGGCGATGTCGGTTCTTGGAGTGGATGTCGGTCATGGACAATTGCATTCGTCCCTTGTAACGCATCCACGCTTGCAACATATCGAGGGTTTGAATGCCCGTGAGATCGATCAGAATCCTCAGGTGCGTGAGAAAATGCCTCCGGAAGGCTTCGATCTTATCGTCATGGATGTTTCTTTTATTTCGATCAGTTTGATTATTCCGAAGCTAGTGGTTTTAGTAAAACCCGGGGGCTTTTTGCTGAGCCTTGTAAAGCCGCAGTTCGAAGTCGGCCCCGAAGGTCTTGGTAAAGGTGGCCTCGTGAAAGATCCTGGACTCTATTCCGTAGTTGAAGATAAAGTGAGAAATCTTTGTCAGAGCTCTGGGATGAGCGTGAAGGATTATTTTAATTCACCGATTGAGGGAAAAGATGGCAACAGGGAATTTTTCATTTTTGCTCAAAAAGTTTAG
- a CDS encoding alpha/beta hydrolase — protein MATGNFSFLLKKFSPLFLSFVVLAACQNLRTREDIKNEQQEEERAETPSGPVQPPKYEGQIPSQPQPPATQPAPPVSSPIPAIPKIGLILGPGGARAYGHIGALQNLSRLKVPIYATVGIEWGAPAAALLSSKGQVYDVEWQMFKLKDDELSKKSLIGSSGKTDVTALKEFFQTAFGNQRVESFRHPFGCPAYNIAKNQVYMMSRGQVEQLMPYCLPYPPMFKAYNRNVSAVRELKMAADYLRSQGANYIVLVNVLGRDAGRRSLVRDADSAESVMWSELASFYAKQQPGIDAAIAVDLDGYMVTDFEKRREIMQKGAEVSQKSIETWARKLGF, from the coding sequence ATGGCAACAGGGAATTTTTCATTTTTGCTCAAAAAGTTTAGCCCGTTATTTTTAAGTTTCGTCGTCTTGGCAGCCTGCCAAAATCTTCGTACTCGCGAAGATATCAAAAATGAACAACAGGAAGAAGAGCGCGCAGAAACTCCATCAGGGCCCGTCCAGCCACCAAAGTACGAAGGACAAATTCCTTCACAACCTCAGCCTCCTGCGACGCAACCCGCACCTCCAGTGTCGTCTCCGATTCCGGCAATTCCTAAAATCGGCTTGATCCTTGGCCCAGGTGGAGCCCGTGCTTACGGTCACATTGGCGCGCTACAAAACCTCAGCCGCCTCAAAGTACCGATTTATGCGACTGTCGGTATTGAGTGGGGCGCCCCGGCGGCAGCGCTTTTATCCTCTAAGGGACAAGTCTATGATGTTGAGTGGCAGATGTTTAAGTTGAAGGATGATGAGCTTTCTAAAAAATCCCTCATCGGTTCTTCAGGCAAAACAGACGTGACGGCGTTGAAAGAGTTTTTCCAAACCGCTTTTGGCAACCAACGCGTCGAGAGCTTCCGCCATCCATTTGGATGTCCGGCTTACAACATCGCTAAGAACCAGGTGTATATGATGAGCCGTGGTCAGGTGGAACAACTCATGCCTTACTGCTTGCCGTATCCACCGATGTTCAAGGCTTACAATCGCAACGTCAGTGCGGTTCGTGAGTTGAAGATGGCGGCCGACTACCTCCGCTCGCAAGGTGCGAACTACATTGTCCTTGTAAACGTATTAGGTCGTGATGCCGGCCGCAGATCTCTGGTAAGAGATGCTGACAGTGCCGAGTCCGTGATGTGGTCGGAGCTTGCAAGCTTCTACGCAAAACAACAGCCGGGCATTGATGCGGCGATTGCGGTGGACTTGGATGGTTACATGGTAACTGATTTTGAAAAACGCAGAGAGATCATGCAAAAGGGCGCAGAGGTTTCTCAGAAGAGTATTGAAACTTGGGCCCGCAAATTAGGTTTCTAA
- a CDS encoding aminopeptidase P family protein: protein MRKPTEDVRIFAERRQRIGQDLQGSALIVAAHPEHIRNHDVGYAYRQDSNMYYLTGFEEPESILIFRPGLQPETVMFVRRRDKERETWDGFRYGPEGVEREYKIDKAYPIDEFMVHAPALLKEVEKVYYALYKNPEADQKVQACLERVKAMQGRTGYGLLPIHDADTMLGEYRVIKSEMELTNLREACEISAQAHLAAMRFTRPGVTERQVQGVLAHNFFMKGAAREGYNYIVASGNSATTLHYNFNDQPCRDGDLLLIDAGAEYNYYTGDITRTYPVNGKFTDEQARVYQGVLNVQKQIIEYVKPGIVFKDLHDMGTSLLTDLMLELGLLSGRKEDLISSLQQKRYYPHGIGHWLGMDVHDAGLYFKKGVPREVVPNMCFTIEPGLYIPADDISAPQKYRGIGIRIEDNIRVTSSGSENMTSSVPKEIADIEKVVGK, encoded by the coding sequence ATGAGAAAACCAACGGAAGACGTCAGAATTTTCGCAGAACGCAGACAGCGTATCGGCCAGGACTTACAAGGTTCTGCATTGATCGTGGCGGCTCATCCTGAGCATATCCGCAATCACGACGTCGGCTATGCTTATCGCCAAGACTCTAATATGTATTACTTAACTGGTTTTGAAGAGCCAGAAAGCATTTTGATTTTCCGTCCTGGTTTGCAGCCAGAAACTGTGATGTTCGTGCGTCGTCGCGATAAAGAGCGTGAGACTTGGGATGGCTTCCGCTATGGACCTGAAGGTGTTGAGCGTGAATACAAAATTGATAAAGCTTATCCCATCGACGAGTTCATGGTGCATGCGCCGGCTTTGCTCAAAGAAGTTGAAAAGGTTTACTACGCTCTTTACAAAAACCCAGAAGCGGACCAAAAAGTTCAGGCTTGTTTAGAGCGTGTAAAAGCGATGCAAGGGCGTACAGGCTATGGATTGCTACCAATCCACGATGCTGACACAATGCTTGGCGAATATCGTGTTATCAAGTCTGAGATGGAACTCACAAACCTCCGCGAAGCTTGCGAGATCTCTGCTCAAGCTCACTTGGCAGCGATGCGCTTTACTCGCCCGGGTGTGACTGAGCGTCAGGTTCAAGGCGTTCTTGCTCACAACTTTTTTATGAAGGGTGCAGCTCGTGAAGGTTACAACTACATCGTTGCCAGTGGGAACTCAGCGACGACTTTGCATTATAACTTTAACGATCAACCTTGCCGTGATGGCGATCTGCTTTTGATCGATGCGGGTGCTGAGTACAACTACTACACAGGCGATATCACGCGCACTTACCCAGTGAATGGTAAGTTCACAGATGAGCAAGCTCGTGTATACCAAGGTGTTTTGAATGTTCAAAAGCAAATCATCGAGTACGTCAAACCAGGTATCGTGTTTAAAGACTTGCACGACATGGGAACGTCTTTGTTGACGGACTTGATGTTGGAGCTTGGTTTGTTGTCAGGCCGTAAAGAGGATTTGATTTCTTCGCTTCAGCAGAAACGTTATTACCCCCATGGCATCGGTCACTGGTTGGGTATGGACGTGCACGATGCGGGTCTTTACTTCAAAAAAGGCGTGCCTCGTGAAGTGGTACCAAACATGTGCTTTACGATCGAGCCAGGTTTGTACATCCCTGCGGATGATATAAGCGCACCTCAGAAGTATCGCGGTATCGGTATCCGTATCGAGGATAATATCCGTGTGACTTCTAGCGGATCTGAAAACATGACTTCTTCCGTACCAAAAGAAATTGCGGATATTGAAAAGGTTGTCGGTAAATAG
- a CDS encoding enterochelin esterase translates to MKITILDQLSALDLKNFHVETLQIESDCLKGNSLKDPTLRRNPVLIPKDAEGPLPVVWILAGLMGNGPDSFSPRFGELNTAQNIDHAVSAKKAPHALYVFADAMTSWGGSQFINSAQGRYEDYLMKELVLAVQQCYDVSPHAKHWCVTGGSSGGYGALHLGSKFPETFGMVAALAPDCFFEASLLPEYYKALNEWNQFGGPKGLLKELQSGRLKKNKNFGPIVNAVGMSLCYADGALPIDSYTGVRNPAVWKKFQEKDPLVFLPKRLVGLKKLTALYIDVGNKDQFDLHLGCRQLHQWLKTKKIKHHYNEFNGTHFDLAPRRLDVWVWLHKAWGK, encoded by the coding sequence ATGAAAATCACCATTCTCGATCAGCTGTCAGCCCTGGATCTTAAAAACTTCCACGTTGAAACCCTGCAGATCGAGAGTGATTGCTTGAAGGGAAACTCCCTCAAAGACCCGACTCTTCGTCGCAATCCCGTTTTAATTCCGAAAGATGCCGAAGGACCACTTCCGGTGGTTTGGATTCTGGCAGGACTTATGGGAAATGGACCAGATTCTTTTTCTCCTCGTTTTGGTGAACTCAATACTGCGCAAAATATTGATCATGCGGTCAGCGCAAAGAAGGCACCCCATGCATTGTATGTTTTTGCCGATGCTATGACTTCGTGGGGAGGATCTCAATTCATTAACAGCGCCCAAGGCCGCTATGAAGACTACCTCATGAAGGAACTCGTCCTTGCTGTTCAGCAGTGCTACGACGTTAGCCCCCATGCAAAGCATTGGTGTGTTACTGGCGGAAGCAGCGGCGGTTACGGCGCGCTTCACTTAGGTTCGAAGTTTCCAGAGACTTTCGGAATGGTTGCGGCTCTTGCGCCGGATTGTTTCTTTGAGGCGAGTCTACTCCCAGAATACTATAAAGCTTTAAATGAGTGGAATCAGTTCGGGGGCCCCAAAGGCCTTCTCAAAGAACTGCAAAGTGGACGGCTTAAGAAAAACAAAAACTTTGGTCCGATCGTCAACGCCGTCGGCATGAGTCTTTGCTACGCCGACGGAGCTTTGCCAATTGATTCTTATACAGGCGTACGCAATCCCGCAGTGTGGAAAAAGTTTCAAGAGAAAGATCCCTTGGTGTTTTTACCAAAGCGTCTTGTAGGCCTTAAAAAGCTAACAGCACTTTACATTGATGTCGGCAACAAAGATCAATTCGATCTGCACCTAGGCTGCCGCCAGTTGCACCAGTGGCTGAAAACAAAGAAGATCAAGCACCACTACAATGAATTCAATGGGACGCACTTCGATTTAGCCCCACGCCGCCTTGATGTTTGGGTTTGGCTTCATAAAGCCTGGGGTAAATAA
- a CDS encoding HAD-IB family phosphatase: protein MKYKAYSKEIWDRINTALDYALAKDAEPVAAFDADGTLWDIDLGETFFQYQIDNKLVSLPADAWEHYLDLKKQDPTVAYLWLAQINKGQKLETVQQWADAAAKAAAPVPVFEEQRKIIELFKSKGVKVYIITASVKWAVEPGAKLLGLDADAVIGVETTLENGLVTETQKGVITYQMGKVEALLEYTDGKKPFFASGNTMGDFQLLNSATSLAMAVSAANQDDRLFKTENDLLKIAEQKAWLHHRFI from the coding sequence ATGAAATACAAAGCTTATTCAAAAGAAATTTGGGACAGAATCAATACCGCACTGGACTATGCGTTGGCAAAAGATGCCGAGCCAGTCGCGGCTTTCGACGCCGACGGAACTTTGTGGGATATCGATCTTGGCGAAACCTTTTTCCAATACCAAATCGACAATAAGCTTGTCAGTCTTCCGGCGGATGCGTGGGAACATTACCTGGATCTCAAGAAGCAAGACCCAACGGTGGCTTACTTGTGGCTCGCGCAAATTAACAAAGGACAAAAACTCGAAACTGTTCAGCAATGGGCTGATGCCGCAGCAAAGGCCGCAGCACCCGTTCCGGTTTTTGAAGAGCAAAGAAAGATCATCGAGCTTTTCAAAAGTAAGGGCGTCAAAGTTTACATCATCACGGCTTCCGTCAAATGGGCTGTGGAACCTGGAGCAAAACTTCTAGGACTGGATGCGGACGCAGTCATTGGCGTAGAGACGACGCTTGAAAACGGCCTTGTCACCGAAACGCAAAAAGGTGTTATCACCTACCAAATGGGTAAGGTCGAAGCCTTGCTAGAGTACACAGATGGCAAAAAACCATTCTTTGCGTCTGGAAACACCATGGGCGACTTCCAACTCCTGAATTCAGCAACGAGCCTGGCAATGGCCGTCAGTGCTGCAAATCAAGATGACAGACTCTTTAAGACGGAAAATGATCTTCTAAAAATCGCTGAGCAAAAAGCTTGGCTTCACCATAGGTTCATCTAA